The Dysidea avara chromosome 11, odDysAvar1.4, whole genome shotgun sequence genome includes the window attgtgtgtgtgttcgtaATAGCTGGGTAGTGTTCACTTCACCGCAATTGGCAGCAACCATACACGCAAATAAGTATTAGTATGATTATTATGAGAAATGTCACGGCGCTACCAAGCTGTTGGTTGACTTCGTTCTGCCGAGTGTTCTGTTCCAGAGTTTTGCTTAATATCTCACTTTGCTTCCAATTTGCAAAGATGAACCCGCTCACTGATAAAAGGATGACTGAGAAGAACCCCACATACAGCAGTCTGTCATTGTCCTGATCCTTATGCACACGATTTGCTTGATTTCTCTGCCCTGGCTGTGGAACTTCACACTGCCATCTATCTATATCCCCATCCTGTCCTCCCATTTTGATTAAACAACAGCTACCGGCTACCGGTAAAGCCCTGTCTGGGGTTGTAGCGTGGTTCGAAGGGTCCGCGACGTCGGAGCACCGGACTAGAGACTCGCCTCGTGGCACCACATACACGCCATATTGAATTATTGCATCAACCTACACCCTTGCGCATGACAAAACCTAAATACACACAAAGTAGCCTAAATAGCTAATATCCTAAATACAATTATGCTATAGTGTCTAGttctcgacatcctccggggggcaGCCTAATCTAGCTGTCCATTCCAACAGATGGGTTCTTGCCTTCCTTGTTGCTGCTCGTTGTGGGCGATCTCTTACTGTATCTTGACTATTTTGGGTTATTGGTTCTGTTGGACTGCTGTGTTATGATTGATCATCAGGAGGGAGCGAGACTTCCAGAGGATATAGTCTGCTGATTGGTCTGGATGTTACACGGTTACTAGTTCGTACGTTCACTGCTCGAACCAAACCATCATTTCCTTGTATGAAGTTGTCTATAATGCCGAGTCTCCAGTGTAGTCTAGGTCCATCATCATGAATCAAAACTACTTCTCCAACTTTCACATTCTGCATGTTCAGGCCTGATGCCTTGTGGAACTCTCTTAAACTAGTAAGATATTCCTTCTTCCACCTTGTCTGGAAATGTTGTAGCAATCTGGCGTGATTGGTTAGCCGTTTcctcaagggggtgtcactcaggctcttgctgtaggtcgatctgcgatcgcggtcaaactctaagtcaacggtcaaggccactaaatagctcttacagtgggtcaagggtcaagacgatacggaaggttcgaaacccacaatcgaaaactatacgtagctattatcaggtttacgggattatacgtaactcacaagaagtaaggatctctaagaagatgttttaaagctccaacaggcatttcgccgtaattataatgatctTTCTCTCCCAGccgctggtagcacgcactaagaaaatattatactaggttacaagcgcaggtgcgtataggaaaatcGAGAAATAAGTGCAGGTCAAAAGTTTgacaagaaacgctcaagtcacaggacaaagacgataaacgctgcaagtcaagggtcaaggtgaaattttccccggtcaagactttgaccgcagtcgcagatctacctataGCGTGAGCCgacatgacacccccttgtttCCTCACTCGTGACTCTGATACAGCATAGTCTGGGTCCTCTAGATCATCCTCATATGAATGGGGCAAAGACGTCATACGTTTGCCATACAACAAGTGCACTGGGGTTAGAGGCTCAATATCAGTAACATCTGAGGACACATAAGTTAAGGGGCGATCATTAAGGGTGGCCTCTACTTCCACAACAATGGTTTCAAGAATCTGCAAGGTGACAAAGCTTCTGCCCAAGGTCTTTTTAAGTGCCTGTTTGGTTAATCCCACTAATCGTTCCCAAAATCCACCATGCCAGGGTGCTCTTTTAGGAATAAACTGCCAGGTAAACCGTGGCCTTCTAGAGCTTGCTTGAGAGAGGTGGAATTGAGAAGCTGTTCCAACTCGTCAGCTGCTGCCAAGTATGTCGAGGCGTTGTCAGACATCATAGTTCTAGGTAATGATCTTCTACCCACAAACTTCCGGCCAACATAAAGCTCTCCACTGTCATATCCAGTACCACTTCAAGATGTACTGCTCTCGTGGTGGCACATGTAAAGAGGCAAATATACACTTTCCTCTCACCCTCTCCTTCACGAACGTACATGGCTCCAGTGAAGTCTACACGACAAACAGAGAATGGGGTCGGATCTTCTATTCGAGTCTTCGGAAGTGGTGGTGGATCAGGTAGCCTGTAGGGTTTCCCTGTCAATCTTGCACATGTTACACATCTCCTCAATAACTTCCTCACATATACTCTAATGGCTGGAATCCAGTACAATTGACGGATTGCTGTTACTGCACTGCTAACTCCTGAATGATGAATTCTCTCATGAGTGGCATACACAATAAGCTTAGTGATGTGGTGTCTGGGCGACAGCAAATAGGGGAACTTTGCCAGCTCACTAACAGGCGCATTATGGATCCTCCCCTCACAGCATAGATATCCTCTGCTATCTAAAAACAATCTGAGTTGCCGTACAAGTAGAGTACGCTTGCGAGAATTTGATGTCAGATTGGTGATCTCTTCAAAGTATTCCAGTTCTTGGGAGGTTTTGATCCAAATCATGGTGGCATCTGAAAGTTCTTTAGCAGTTATGGGACCAGTCAGCTTATCTTGGGAATGCTTTAGATTGTGACCAAAACGAAGGACAAGTACAGTAACAGATAGCAATTTCGTAAGTCGGCTGTAACGGGAGGCATCAATCACTAGATGAATTCCACAAGTCTCAGCAGGGTCAGTAGGTTTGTTGTTAACTTCTTGAGTGTCATCCATATCGATGTTCTGTAAGTGAAGCACATTGGCTGGTGACCATGTGGGCCACTGATCTGCAGAGGTTAACCAGGAAGGGTCGTGAAGCCAGAGTTGAGATGACTTCAGCTGCTTTGCTGAAATACCCCTTGTCAAGAGATCCGCTGGATAGTCATCGGTGGGTACATAGGTCCAAACAGAAGCAGGGAACGACTGTGATCTCTGCTACACGGTTAGCAATAATGGTTTGGTTGCAGATGTCTCTTTGATGTCATAGATCCAGTGTAGAGTGATCTGGCTATCACTCCACAAAGGTACAGTGGTATCAGGTGCCAGGTATAGAGACTGAATGAGGAACTGGGTTAGTCGGGTGGCAATGACAGCTGCCATTAATTCCAGTTTAGGGAGTGTAATAGACCTTACTGGTGCAACTCGGGATCTGGACATCACCAATGCAGCTTGGTCATTGTGCTGGAGGTAGGCCACTGCACCATATGCACATAAACTAGCATCTGCAAAAACATGGATTTGCTTGGAAGAAACAGGATAGATGTGTTGTGTGAAATAACATCTTGGATACACACTAGTTATTACCACTTGAATGTCAGTTGGCTATGTGCTGCCATTTGTCATGAGTTCCTTGATCAACCGGTTCATCCCAGTCCACTTTCTTTTTCCATAGTGCTTGTAGTAACAGTTTGGCCTTGACTGTGTTCAGAGTGATAAGACCCAGTGGATCATAAATCTGGGCTGAATCACGTAGTATCTGTCTTTTGGTTACTAGTGGTGAGGATGTGAGTGAAGAGAATGACTTAGTTATAAATCCGATTGTATCATGTAATGTGTTCCAACGTAAGCCTAGTAGACTAACACATGTGTTGGAGTCATTGGTTTTCTCACTTTCAGTTGTAGCTCTGAGTTTGTGGCTGTTTGATGACCATGAGCGTAGGTTGAAGTTTGCCTGGTTCATTATAGATCTAGATTGGGCATAGTAGTCCATGAGTTGTTGTTCTGAATCACATCCTGAAATGAGGTTATCAACGTAGAGATTGGATTGCATATCCTTAGCCACCGATGAGGAGAACTTCCTCAGATGTAAGTCAAGCGTAGCGTTCAACATAAACGGTGAGCTGGACGTTCTGAATGGCACCACCTTGAAACGGTAGGTAGTCAGAGTCCCAAATGGATTACTGATATCTGAAACCCACAGAAAACGGGTTGAATCTCTGTCTGAATCGTGGAGTCGGACATGTAAGAATGCCTTCTCTATATCAGTGGCAAAGGCAAATTTGTGATGACGGAATCTTATTATGATGGAACACAGATCATTAAGGAATGGTGGACCTACCAGTAAACAATCGTTCAGACTTGCATGTTCCTTACTCTGACAAGAGCTACAGTCGTAGACTATCCTTATTGGTGTGGTCGTCGACTCTTTCTTAACTGGGTGGTGTGGGAGATAGTGAACATTAGCTGGTTGGTCAGTGGATTACACCTTCTCTATGAAACCACGTGCTTCCTGTTCAGTGATGATACTGTGGTACAGTTGTAGGAGAGATGGAGTCTGTGTTAGATGAGATATTAACTGCCTGGTTCTTCTCTCACAGGTTGTAAAATTGGAGGGAAGCGGTTGATGAACTGATTTCCATGGAAACTGAGCTGTGTAAGTGCCATCAGTTGTTTGGCTGATACAAGTGGTCTGATAACGGTGAATAAAGGTGGTGTCTATCTGTTCAGATTTAGTTGGAGTAGTGCCAGCTTCTTCTATAGACCAGAATCTTTCAAGGTTAGGTTCTTCACAGGTGGCTACGTGCAGGGTGGCAACATTTAATTGTAAGGTTGGGGAAGACATGGGACCAGAAAGGAGGTATCCCAGTTTGGACTGTTGGGCAGTAGGGCCATTACCTCGAATGATCTTATCTTCCACAAATGTCCAATAGTAGTCCGCTCCTATCAAAATCGATATCTGAAAGTTGTGCTCATTAGTGATGGGATGTGCCAGCCTTAATCCACGCAAGTGAGGAAAGTTCTCAACAGATTGCCGTAGAGTTCTTCAATGGTGCAGCGATAAATGGCACTATTAGCACAGATACCGGCACTCTGTCTCCTGTGTTGGTTTCAATAAGGACTTGTCCCACTGATATTGGTTGGGGTGGGGAGTATTCAGCACCAAAGGGTGTTATGGCAATATTCTCAGTCTTAACTCGTGTTAATTTGAGTTGGGCTGCTGTCTTCTCAGTGATAAAAGAGCGTTATGAGCCCTCATCAAAGAGAATGTTACCATGTATCCGTATTCCTTTGCCAACAACAGGGGCAATAGCTGTCTTCAGCAGACTAACGGTCACAAGGGAAGAGGAAGAATTGCTCTTGTTACTATGAGCGTCATGAAGAATTGAAGCGGCATTAGCAGCTACTTGTGAAGACTGAGTAGTTGGTGCAACCTGTGAAGATTGACTAGCTGGTTGTACTTGTGTAAGAGTGCCTTGAGTACTAGGTTTGGGGGAGTCACTGTCAATTGGTTTACACAAGCTGGTATGGTGTTTGTGTCTGCAATGTTTGCATCGAAACTTGGAGTTACACTGTGATATTTTGTGATTCCCCAAACAGTTGAAGCATAGGTTAGACTTACGAACTATTTCTAGTCGTTTCTGGTGGTTGGTAACTTCTGAACAGATAGTAGGTGAATGTTCACCTTTGCAATACACACATTGTGTCTTCTTCTTGGCAGCACCAATTGGTTGGCGTCCTCCCTTAATAGCAGTAGGACTAGCTATTAAGGGTATTACAGAAACACCCCTTGACACCCTTACACCTCATCAATAAACTGGGGTGTTACCATGACACCCAGAGTGCCACATGGCACTTACGTACACTCTTAGGGTGTTACCACAACACCTCAATGACACCCTTGGGTGTTATTATGACACACTAAATCACCCCAGTttaatagggacccgccgattacgCTGGCATAatgatgagcataataggtgcctgaaagcattgagcataatgctagcataacaggcagaacacttgtgcaatactataaattcttgcttatcaaaatacatatcacagaaaggatcgatatactctaatagaacagtcagcaactctaataaaataatcaggtagctgactgttctctattagagtatattgatcctttctgtgacatgtattttgacaagcaaggacttacagtctgtgcttcagccacttgctgtattcccataaagtgcaaagttattagaaaaacatgggaactgaggtataaatactgaacataatattatttggtAAATGTTGAGCATTACTTCAAGCATagtaggtaaatttttgagcagtgcagcatagcataataggtaaaataatgagcataatcagcgggtccGAACCCCAGTGTGTCATGGGGTGTAGTGTGAGCACTCATAGGGTGTTATAAGAACTCCCAGGGCATTGTGATAGCACTAGAGTGCTACTGTGGCACTCCCTGCATTGCACTTAGGGTGTCACCGTATTTACAGTGTGGTTACTTTTATGGAGATTGCCAGGAAATAGTTACGTGTTTATTGGCTTAAGGTCTCTGAGGGGTTTTGATGTTATCAACTTGAAAAGTTAATGATCAGCTATGCAGCACTCTAGTAGAGCAATCAGTTCATCAATCTGTAGTATATGTTTGATTTATTCATCTCATTTACCAACTGTTAGAGCAGGCAGGCAGCTCTATTTCATGTTTAAACTGCATGGGAAACTATATAGCTAGGTTACATATTAATGAAGGTATCTATATTGATCATGTGCCTGTAATTACATAACATTCCTTTAATTGTTTACCTTTTCAGGGTATTACAAAACTCCATGTACCTGTATATTTATCTAGAATTTCACAAGGAAGGGTGCTAAATTCTTTGTAGCAGGACATCCAAGATGCAAGTAGTAGGAATACATATACTTGGCTATAGCTATGCACATGCACAGCAATATATATTGAAAGAGATATACATGCATGGAGCTTGATCATGATTGACTACATACAAGAAGCAGGGTTTTGGAGAGCACATGCAGCCTTGTTAATTTTTAAGCATGCTTATAGAATTTACAGTTATCTTAGGCTTTGCCACAATGGAATCATTTCTACCTAAATACCATGCATGAAGTTGTCACTAAAACTAATTAAAATAACTATATTTGTTTACTTGGTCGCAAAATTTTAGGAATGGCTTTTTAAAAGCACTAATAAAGAACTGTAATGTAGCTATCTGTATATAGCAGAATTGTTTGGCATGCACACATTACCCATGCAGTTAAGAaggagtgtgtgtagtgttgtgatacatgcatgtgtaaagTATATTGAGGGTCTGATTATTCTTAGCCTTTCTCCATCTTTCCACCATGTAGCTATGCATCACCTCATTGCACTGTAACATCCTATAGATAGCACATGACAAAAAATTTTTGAGAAGGCTATGCTTCAATACCCCTCCTTATAAATTCAATACTGGATGCACCCCCTTTCCTGTATGGTTTATATTAATCATACAAGGGACTTGGTTGCTCTTCAAAGTAGGAAGAGTATCATATGATATGAAGATAAAGCGTTATTTACAGTCACAGATCCTTAGTAATCTTGTATATGATCAAAGGGGATACATTTGTAGGTAGCAATTACAGGAAAAATTTCAAGAAGCCTGTACCTAACTTAACCATTGTACTGTAGTACGCGTTGACAGTTGCATAATCCCAAGAAATAAGCAATGAAAATCAAGGCTGTTCTGTTTAGAATCCAGTATAGTCACATCTAAGAAATGAGTAAAAGAAAAATGGACAAGTAGAGTTGATGTACCTTTCACTAGTGCAAGCATGATTCACACATCATGAATGTTACAATGTACACAGacagtgtgtgcatgtaatCGGACTTTGGTTACacactgaaacaagagaggaaCAATATATGGCAGGTACTATTCCAGGGGAATGCCATTACCAATTATTAACATAAGCACAACACTGAAATGTACCAGTATTACCAGTTACATGAGCCCTTAGCCGAGTCACAGTTTAAGGGTACGTATGTGATACTAGAATCAGCTATGTGTGAAAAATGTGCTGTGTTGCCTGAGAACAAACAATACTTTTCATTTTCATTACTCTTGTTTACACCCACATGCATCAATGGTGTTGAAATGCATAGTGTAACTCTATACAATACACACCAATTCTCCTATAGGTACAAGCTTGTTGACATGACATAACTGGAATCTAATATTATTGCAACTGCTTAACCACAACCAAAATATAGT containing:
- the LOC136237698 gene encoding uncharacterized protein; its protein translation is MDDTQEVNNKPTDPAETCGIHLVIDASRYSRLTKLLSVTVLVLRFGHNLKHSQDKLTGPITAKELSDATMIWIKTSQELEYFEEITNLTSNSRKRTLLVRQLRLFLDSRGYLCCEGRIHNAPVSELAKFPYLLSPRHHITKLIVYATHERIHHSGVSSAVTAIRQLYWIPAIRVYVRKLLRRCVTCARLTGKPYRLPDPPPLPKTRIEDPTPFSVCRVDFTGAMYVREGEGERKVYICLFTCATTRAVHLEVVLDMTVESFMLAGSLWVEDHYLEL
- the LOC136237699 gene encoding uncharacterized protein, coding for MWHSGCHASPTAIKGGRQPIGAAKKKTQCVYCKGEHSPTICSEVTNHQKRLEIVRKSNLCFNCLGNHKISQCNSKFRCKHCRHKHHTSLCKPIDSDSPKPSTQGTLTQVQPASQSSQVAPTTQSSQVAANAASILHDAHSNKSNSSSSLVTVSLLKTAIAPVVGKGIRIHGADYYWTFVEDKIIRGNGPTAQQSKLGYLLSGPMSSPTLQLNVATLHVATCEEPNLERFWSIEEAGTTPTKSEQIDTTFIHRYQTTCISQTTDGTYTAQFPWKSVHQPLPSNFTTFKKESTTTPIRIVYDCSSCQSKEHASLNDCLLVGPPFLNDLCSIIIRFRHHKFAFATDIEKAFLHVRLHDSDRDSTRFLWVSDISNPFGTLTTYRFKVVPFRTSSSPFMLNATLDLHLRKFSSSVAKDMQSNLYVDNLISGCDSEQQLMDYYAQSRSIMNQANFNLRSWSSNSHKLRATTESEKTNDSNTCVSLLGLRWNTLHDTIGFITKSFSSLTSSPLVTKRQILRDSAQIYDPLGLITLNTVKAKLLLQALWKKKVDWDEPVDQGTHDKWQHIAN
- the LOC136237697 gene encoding uncharacterized protein; its protein translation is MSDNASTYLAAADELEQLLNSTSLKQALEGHGLPGSLFLKEHPGMILETIVVEVEATLNDRPLTYVSSDVTDIEPLTPVHLLYGKRMTSLPHSYEDDLEDPDYAVSESRVRKQGGVMSAHAIEFDRDRRSTYSKSLSDTPLRKRLTNHARLLQHFQTRWKKEYLTSLREFHKASGLNMQNVKVGEVVLIHDDGPRLHWRLGIIDNFIQGNDGLVRAVNVRTSNRVTSRPISRLYPLEVSLPPDDQS